GCAAAGCTTGTTCCGAAATCGACCGTCCTGAAAGGTGCGGCTTTTTCTGGTTACGGCGCGAAAAATGCGCAAAAAGAAGTTGCGGATTGGATAAAAAAATTGGCGTTAAGTAATATGTATATATAAAATATGCAAAAGGATAATATATGACAAGGATGCTTTTACCACTTTTGTTGATTGCGATATTGAATGCTTATATGCCTTATAGGCTGGGAAATCTGCTAGGATTGAAAAATAAGAAAACACTGTATATTTTGTTTGCGGCAGGATTTGTATCGATATTTATTTCCATGCCGCTTATAACGAGATTCAGCGGTATTTTCACGACTATATATTACAATATATCGACTTTATGGCTTGGCAATATTTTGTTTTTGTTTTGCATTATGGCGGTTTTTGAGATTTTTAATCTTATTTTTAAATTTCCTAAGAAAAAAGCGGCTTACGTTATAATATCGCTTACTCTATTGATAGATGCTTATGCCGCGGTTAATGCAAGTTTTTTCAAAGTAGCTTATGTAGATATTCCAATAAAAAATCTTTCCGAAGAAATTAAAATCATGCAGGTTTCCGACGTTCATCTTGGCGCGCATAGAGGGGTTAAATATTTGGAAAAAATAATTCAAAAAACCAATGAGTTAAACCCCGATTTTGTCGTTATCACAGGAGATATAGCCGACAGCAAATCTGCTTTGACAAAAAATATGTTTACTCCTTTACGAAATCTTCACGCGCCATCTTATTTTGTTTCTGGAAATCATGACGTTTATGTGGGGCTTGAAGAAATAATAAAACGTCTTACGGAAAATGGCATTATCATAATGCAAAATAAAGTGATTGAGACAAATGGAATAAAACTCATAGGTTTGAATTATATGAAAGCCGATGACAGTGTTTATGATCCGCATCAGGTAAACGATAAAACTATTAAAGATACTTTGCCACTGCTAGATTTCAGCGGAGATATGCCAAAAATCGTTATCCATCATGGTCCTTGGGGGGTAGAATATATGAATGAATATGGAACGGATTTGGTTATATCAGGTCATACGCATGCCGGCCAGATTTTTCCCGCTACTTTAATTGCAAAAAGCAGGTTTCCGTATCTCAGAGGATTAAAAAATTATAAAGGTACTTATATTTATGTTTCACAGGGAGCGGGAACTTTTTTTGCAAGAATGAGATTTGCAACAAATAATGAAATAAATCTGATAACGCTAAAGCCTTCTCAGGCGGATTAGTTTTTGCAATTTCATTTAATATTACCTGTCAAAAATATAAATCCCATATTTATAAATAAGTTTTTAAATGATTGAATCGCGCTTTGAAAACAGTTGAAGCTGCTTCATTCTTATTTTGACTATATTTGTCATACTTGATATAATTATACAATTCTAAAAAAGCAGTAAGTTTTTTTATTTGTCTAAAAAATAAAAATGTCAACGGCAAAACAAAGGTTTGTTTGTCATTGTGCGCTTTAGTTTTACAATCTTAGTAGAAATTCGAAAAAGCAGTTCTAGAAACCTGTCTGATTTTATTTTAATATGAAGTTTCCAAACCCAGTCTACTATACAGCTTCTCAACTGCTTAATTTTAATTTTGATTTTGCGGTCTATAAGGACAAGGATAAAATTATGAAAAAGAACGTACAAAACGTAAGAAAAGATATAGATAGAGTTGATAAAGAAATTGTTAAATTGCTCAATAAAAGAGCTAAGTTTGCACTTGAAGTCGGGAAGTCAAAAGATAAAACTAGAGCGGCAATATATGTTCCTTCGAGGGAAAAAGAAGTTATGCGCAATGTTTTTTCAGCGTCCAGACAATCCTGCAGCGTTAAAAGCATTTTGAGTGAAGAATCGCTTGAAAATATTTATTCCGAAATAATAAGTGCATGCAGAAATCTTGAAGTCCCGGCAAAAGTCGCATTTTTGGGTCCATGGGCGACTTTCACTCATCAGGCGGCGATGAAAAATTTTGGTTCTTCAAGTTTTTTTGTTCCATGTTCGACGCCTTTCGAAGTGCTGAAAGAAGTTGAAAACGACAGAACGGATTTTGGTGTGGTGCCGATAGAAAATTCAAATGAAGGTTCGGTCAATGCCACCCTTGACATGCTTGTCGATACGGATATTCTGATATGCGGTGAAATAAGTTTAAAAATAGAGCAATGTTTTTTAGTTATAGACCCAAAAATTAAGCCTACAAAAGTTTATTCTCATCCTCATGCTTTAGCCCAGTGCAGTGCGTGGCTGGGAAAAAATTATCCCGACGCTCAGCTGGTGGCCACCGCTTCGACCGCCGAAGCTGCAAAACTTGCTTCTAAAGAAGTATATTCCGCAGCCATAGCCTCTCATGCCGCTTCGAAAATATATAAATTGTACGTTTTGCAAAAAGGAATACAAGACAGTAAACAAAACTATACGAGATTTCTAATAATAGGAAAAATAAATGCAAAGCCTACAGGCAGAGATAAGACAAGCCTTGTTTTTATGGGTAAAGACAGAATCGGCATGCTTTATCATCTTTTAGGAATATTTAACGAATATAAGATTAATCTTACAAGAATAGAGTCCAGACCAACTAAGAAAAAAGTATGGGAATATGTCTTTTTTGTTGATTTGGAAGGACATTCGCTTGATGCTAAAATTGTTCATGCTATAGATAAATTGAGAAAAAACTGTATATTTGTAAAGATTTTAGGGTCGTATCCTAAAGCGTAAAAATAGATTTAAAAAGTTTAATATAAAAAGAGGAAAAAATGGGAGACAAAATAACAAAAATAGTGAGAAGCAGCTGTTTAGGTTTTGAGCCGTATGTAGCCGGTAAACCGATTGAAACCATCAAAAGGGAACTCGGACTTAAAGCCGTGATAAAACTTGCCTCAAATGAAAATCCTATCGGACCATCAAAAAAAGCTTTACAGGCTATAAAAAACAATTTGAACAAAATATTTTTTTATCCAGATTCCAATTCTTATGAACTTAAAAAAGCACTATCGCAGCGATACCGGCTTCCGGCCGGAAATATATTTACTGCGGCAGGTGGAGATGAAATAATTGAACTTCTGGCAAAGCTGTTTTTCAATCCGGAAGATGAAATCGTAATGTCAAAGCATTCATTTATAAGGTATTCCATGGCGGCACAGCTCATGGGTGCTAAAGCAATAGTCGTACCCATGAGAGACGGTTTCACGCATGATTTAGAAGCCATGTCGAAAGCATGTACAAAAACAACCAAAGCCGTTTTTATAACAAATCCCAATAATCCTACAGGGACATATAACACGAAAAAAGAGCTTTCTTCATTTTTAAAAAGTATTCCAGAAAATAAATTCGGCATAAAGCCTTTGGTGATTCTCGATGAAGCATACAATGAATATGCCTGTGCCGAGAAAGATTATCCCGACGGGTTGACTTTTTTAAAAGATAATGCGAATTTGATAATTTTCAGGACTTTTTCGAAAATTTATGCTCTTGCTGGACTGAGAGTAGGATACGGTTTTGCCGATGCATGCATAGTAGATTATATTGAGAGAATAAGACCTCCTTTTAATGTCAACCTTCTTGCGCAGGCAGCAGCAGCGGCAAGTTTAAAAGATAAAGCACATGTAAAAAAAGGCCGGCAATTAGTAAAAAAAGAAAAAGAACGCATTTACAAAGAATTTAAAAAAATGGGCGTTAATTATGTTAAATCTGCGGCAAATTTCATTTTGTTTGAAGTTTCGCCGTTTAGCGCAAAAGGGTTCTTTTCTTTAATGCTTAAAGAAGGCGTAATAACGAGGGCAATGGAAGAATACCAGCTTGACCGATGGGTAAGAGTTACTGTGGGTTTACCCAAAGAAAACGATATATTTATAAAAAAATTAAAAAAGGTGCTAAAAAAATGATAATAACTTTAAGAAAAGGCGCAAAAAAGAAAGAAATCGATTTGGTATTGGATAAAATAAAAAAACTGGGTTATAAACCCCACGTATCCAAAGGCAAGGATATGACGATTATCGGTATGATAGGCGAATATGCCGAAAAATACAAAGATATTTTTTCGGCTATGGACGTAGTTGAAAATATAAGCGAAATACAAAAACCCTACAAACTCGCTTCCAGAGAATTTCAAAAAAATAATACGATAGTTAAAGTCAGCCGCAATGTCGAAATAGGTGGCAAAAAGATACATGTTATGGCTGGACCATGCGCCATCGAGACAAAAGAAATCTTGTTTAAGACGTCCAAAGATGTAAAAGATGGCGGAGCAACTATACTCAGAGGCGGAGCGTTTAAGCCCAGAAGTTCTCCATATACGTTTCAGGGGCTTGGCGAAAAAGGGTTGAAATACATGGAAGAAGCCGGTGAGAAACTACATATGCCGACTGTCAGTGAAGCCATGACTGTTGATCAGGTAGATTTGTTGTCAAAATATTGCGATATTATACAGATAGGTGCAAGAAATATACAAAATTACGATTTATTAAAAGCTGCAGGAAAACAAAAAAAGCCTGTTCTTATCAAAAGGGGGATGGCTACTACGGTAAAAGAACTTTTGCTTTCCGCTGAGTACATTCTTTCGCAGGGCAACTATAATGTTTTACTTTGCGAAAGAGGCATAAGGACTTTCGAGACTTCCACGAGATTTACTATGGATTTAAACGCCATTCCCGTACTTAAAAAACTTTCGCATTTGCCCATCGTTCTCGACCCTTCACACGGCGTCGGCATAAGGGAATATGTCGGCACGATGGCAAAGGCCTGCATTGCCGTAGGAGCTGACGCTTTGATTTTAGAAGTTCACCCAAAACCCGAGGAAGCTTTTTCCGATGGACCTCAAAGTTTGCTTCCAGACCAGTTTAAAAATTTGATGAAAGAGCTTGACTTGATTGCAAAAGCAGTCGGCAGGGAGCTTTTGGATTAATGTATAAAGTATCTATTATAGGTATGGGACAGATGGGAGGGTCGCTTGGCAAAGCGCTTAAAAAAGTCGGAAATAAGTATTATATAATAGGCGTAGATAAAGATAAAACAGTTTTAAAAGCTGCTCTTCAGATCGGTGCGGCCGATGAAGTTTCGCAAAATTTGAAAGCGATAAAAGAAAGCTGGATTGCGGTGATATGTCTGCCTGTAAATTTAATCGCGCCTGTTTATAAACGGATTTTAAAAATTGTCGGAAAAGAGACGGTTATTACAGATACTGGAAGCGTTAAAGGAAATATAGTTTCTGCTGCGGATAAAAATAATTTTGTGCCGGCTCACCCAATGGCGGGCAGAGAAAAAAATGGCATAATATCTGCCTGTGCGGAAATGTTTAGAAACGCAAATTTAATTATCACTGAAAATAAAAATCCCGCGGCAGAAAAAAAAGTCATTCAAATGTGGAAAGACGCCGGCGCAAAAATTGTTAAGATGTCTGTAAAAAAACACGACAATCTTGCTGCACTCACAAGCCATCTGCCGCACATAATAGCTTTTTCTCTAAATAAAATATATAAAAAGAGCAAAAAGAATAATCCTGAAATCGATATGCTTACGGCGGGCTCGTTTAAAAGCATGACAAGAGTTTCCATTTCAAGCACGGATATGTGGGCTCCGATTTTTGCTATGAACGCCGAAAATGTCGGCAGACATTTAAGTGATTTCATAAAAGAGCTTGAAACTTTTAAAAAAGCATTAAATAGTCAAAATAAATTAAAAAAAGAAATATTAAAAACGCAGAAATAAAAATGAATATCACGCTTAAAAAGGTCAATGAAGTAAAAGGCATTATGGAAATTCCCGCTGATAAATCCATAACTCACCGCGCAATAATGCTTTCTTCTTTGGCAAAAGGTGATTCCATCGTACACAATTACCTTCCTTCCGACGATTGCATAAGAACTATTGAAGCTTTTAAACTTCTCGGTGCTGAAATCAAAATTTGCGCAGATATTCTTTATATTAAAGGTGCAGGTTTGCGTCTAAAATGTCCTGAAAATGAAATTTTTGCTGGCAATTCTGGAACGACGGCAAGGCTTTTGTCGGGAATTTTGGCGGGACAGAACTTTGAATCCATAATTACTGGCGATGAAAGCCTTTCACAAAGACCTATGAAACGCATTATAGAGCCTCTTTCAAAAATGGGCGCTTGCATACAATCCGACAACTATACGCTTCCGATGAAAATAAAAGGTTCTTCTTCATTAAAAGCAATAAAATATGAAAGTGATAAATCGTCTGCGCAGGTTAAATCGTCCATTTTATTTGCCGGTTTATACGCTTGTGCGGCAACGACTTACATTGAATCCGTAAAATCACGTGACCACACTGAGCGCATGCTTAAATCTTTCGGTGCGCAAGTTGAGATAAATGCAAATGCCGTCACTATATGGCCGGCGGAGCAATTAAACGCGTCGGAAATTTCAGTTCCTGGCGACATTTCTTCTGCGGCATTTTTTATTGCTGCTGCTCTGATAACACCCGGCTCGCAATTGACGATAAAAAATATGGGAATAAACCCCACTAGAAACGGGTTTTTAGAAATGCTTTTAAAAATGGGCGCAAACATAAAAAAAAGCGATGAGAGAGATATTTCAGGAGAACCCGTTTGCAATTTAACTGTAGAATATTCTAAATTGACAGCCGTCGATATCGGAGGAGACGTCGTTCCGCACATGATCGATGAGATACCGGTTTTTGCTTTAATAGCTGCTCAAGCTGATGGAATAACAAAAATCACCGGAGCAAAAGAACTGCGCGTCAAAGAAAGCGACAGAATAAAAGCCGTTTATACGCAATTTCAGAAACTGGGAATTGAGATTGAAGAGCTTGAAGATGGTTTGATTATAAACGGAAGTTCCGGCAGAATGTTTGAAGGCGGAACGTTTGAAAGTTTTAAAGATCACAGAATAGCGATGACTCTTGCCATAGCGTCTTTAATTGCGGAAAATGAAGTGACAATACAAAATGCAGATTGTGTAAATATTTCATTTCCTGATTTTTATGAGAGGCTCAAAAATATATGCCGGTAAAAAAAAGTCCGATATTATTTTATGTGGGAAGATTTTTGTTTTATCTGTGTTTTCGCTTCATATTTAGATGCAATGTTGAAGGAAGAGAAAATATTCCTAAGGAATGCGGCATTATAATAGCATCTAATCATATAAGCGTATGGGATCCGCCGCTGACGGGATCTATGATGGAAAGACCTTTAAACTTTATGGCAAAACAGGAACTTTTTGATATTCCGATTTTGGGTTTTCTTATAAAAAGGACAAACGCTTTTCCCGTTAAAAGAGGAACGCAGGATATGAGCGCAATGCGTAATGCTTTTTCTCTTCTTGAAAATGGAAACGCTTTGCTGATGTTTCCAGAAGGGACGCGTTCAAAAGACGGCTGTTTGGGTAAAGCAAGAGCCGGGGTGGGGATGGTTGCCTGTCATGCTCAGGTGCCGGTGATACCCGTCAAAATAGAAAATACTAACAATGTGTTAAAATTAAAAAAAATAAAAATAAAATATGGCATACCGATAATGCCGCCCAAAGAGTATTCAAAAAGCGATTATATTCGATTTTCACAGAAAATTTTAGATCAAATAAATGAAATGCAGTTTGAAAAACAAGAATGAAAAAAATAAAAATAGCAGATAAATCAGGTTTTTGTTTTGGCGTGCAAAGAGCGGTAAGCCTTGCTGAGAAAACAGCCGGTTTAAATAAAAGAGTTTATACGCTGGGGCCTGTAATACATAATCCTCAGGAAGTTGAAAGGCTTAACAAAAAAGGAATTAAAACACTGGCTGATCCGAGAAGCGTTAAAAAGGGCATAATAATTCTGCGTACACACGGGATACCTTTGCAGCTTCACAAAGAGCTTAAAAAGAAAAAGTCAATCGAGATAATAGATGCAACATGCCCTTTCGTAAAAAGGGCACAGGATATAGTAAAGAAACTAAGTGCAAATAACGACACTATTATAATTGTCGGGGAAAGAGTTCATCCTGAAGTTGTTGCTTTGATGTCTTACGGCAACGGGAAATGCATAGTTGTCGAGAATATAAAAGAAGCGCAAAAACTGGAAATAAAAGGCGATTTAAACATAGTGAGCCAGACGACACAGACGCCGAAAAATTTTGACAGTATTGTAAATTGTTTAAAAAAAAGCTATAAAGTAAAAATTTTCAATACGATATGTAAAGCAACTTTTGACAGGCAGCAGTCGGCTGAGAAGCTTGCCAAGACGGTTGGTTTAATGATAGTTATTGGCGGCAAAAATTCCGGCAACACGACAAGGCTTGCCGAAATTTGTTCGGATAAAACGAAAACCTATCATATAGAAAAAGCCGACGATTTAAAAAAGTCATGGTTTAAAGATAAAGATGTCATAGGGCTGACCGCAGGTGCGTCAACGCCTTACTGGATAATAAAACAGGTGCAAAGGAGGATAGAAGAAATTTGTTCCATAAGCAACAAAGTTTAAAAAAAAGCTAAAAGTAAGGAGAAGAAGTAAAATGGTAGACAATATTAATTTAGATAAAAATGCTACTCATTTTGAAGAAAACGAAGAAATGAGCATGGAAGATTTGATGAAAGAGTTTGATTCCGCAGGGAACATAACAGTCGGTAAAGAACTTGACGTGACGATTATTGCTGAAAATGAAGACGGATATATGGCAGATTTGGGAATGAAGTCCGAAGGTATTATCCCTAAAAGTGAGTTTGACGAAGGAAAACTGCCTCCGGAATTGAAAATCGGGGCGGTTGTTAAAGTAAAAGTTTTAAGTACTCGTGGGCAGGCAGTTCTTTCTTACAGAGAAATGGCTGAAAAAGAGTGGTGGGATAAAGTTGAAAGCGCAGTTAAAGAAGGCAAAACAGTTAAAGGTATGATAAGCAAAACGGTAAAAGGTGGTTTTTTGGTTGATATAGGGGTAACCTCATTTTTACATATTTCGCAGATTGACATAAATTTTGTAAAAGATGGGGAGAAATACGTAGGGAAAACTTATGACTTTGCGATAATGGAATTTGACAGAAAAGCAAAGAAAGTAGTCGTATCGCGCAGAAAACTTTTGGAAGATGAAAAAAATGCGAGAAGAACTTCCGCCTTTGAAAGTATTGCCGAGGGTCAGATTTTAGACGGTACAGTTTCAAGAATTACCTCTTTCGGAGCTTTTATAGATTTGGGCGGAATAGATGGGCTGCTTCATATAGGCGAAATGGCGTGGTATAAAGTCAGAAAAGTTGAAGACTTGGTTCATCAGGGGCAGATGGTAAGAGTTCAGGTAACAAAAGTCGATAAAGATAACGAAAAAATTTCGTTAAGCATGAAAAGCCTAAGTCCTCATCCGTGGGACTCAGCGTCAGAAAGATTTCCGATTGGCTTGATAATGAAAGGAAGAGTGACTTCTGTTATGGATTATGGAGCTTTTGTGGAACTGGAGCCGGCGATAGAAGGGCTGCTTCATGTTTCAGAATATTCTTGGAATGACAGCGAAGCCTCTTTTAAAAGGAATGTCAAAAAAGGTACGGAGCTGGAAGTAAAAATAATCGACGTTGACAAAGAAAATAAAAAAATATCCTTGTCAGTTAAAAAAATGCAGGTTAATCCATGGGAAGAAGCCGTAAGGCATTACACTCCTGGTACAATCGTAAAAGGAACTGTACAAAATCTTATGCCTTTCGGGGCTTTTGTTAAACTTCCGGAGGGAATCGAAGGTCTTGTGCATATCAGCGACTTTTCTTGGACGAAAAGAATAAAACACCCCGAAGATGTCATAAAAAAAGGACAGGAAATAGAAGTTGTAATTTTAGAAGTAAACCCGCAAAATGAAAAAATTTTGTTATCAATAAAACACACGAAACCCGACCCTTACAAAAAATATAAATCCGGTGCGGTCGTAAGCGGGAAAGTCATAAGAGTTACAGAGTTTGGCGCTTTTATAGAACTTGAAGCAGGAATAGAAGCTTTGATAAAAAATTCCGAAGCTTCTTCTGTCAAAGCTGACAGGAATCAAAGCATTCTAAAAGAAGGCGAAGAGGTAGAAGCCAAAATAATAAAAGTTGATATAAGAGACAGAAAAATAGAAGCCTCAATCAGAAAACTTGAATTTGACAGAGAAAAAGAGCTGGTAAGAAAATATGCCAGTCAAGATGATAAGCCAACTTTGGGAGAAGTGCTAATTGAAGATGGGGAATAACCCCGTCACTAAATTAATTGACTGAATAAACGGGATGATAAGATAAAACAGTAATTAAAATTTGCAAAAATGTTGACAGCAAAAAGGATTATTGACTTTTAAATCCGAAATATCTTATAATACATCTCTCATTACTATTTACAGAGGATAGGGCTTTAAAATGAATAAAAAGACTTACTTACCAAAAGTTGACGGAATCGAAAGGAAATGGCATTTGATTGATGCCAAAGGAAAAGTTCTCGGAAGGCTGGCTGTGGAAATAGCCGACATTTTAAGAGGAAAAAAGAAAGTCATCTATACAAACCATATAGATTGCGGAGATTTTGTTGTTATAACTAATGCCGGCAAACTTGTTCTTACGGGAAAGAAGCTTGACCAGAAAATGTATTTTACTTTTTCCGGATATCCCGGCGGTGGAAAACTTACTCCTTACGGAAAAATGATGGAAAAGGCGCCGGAAAAAGTTTTGACGGCCGCGGTTAAAGGCATGCTCCCTAAAAATAAGCTTGCTGATAAGCAGCTTAAAAGGCTTAAAGTATTCAGAGATGACAGATATGACCATGCCGCTCAGTTGGCGGGATCGGTAAGTAAAGAGGAGAAAAAATGAGTAATGTTTCTTATTTAAGCACGGGACGCAGAAAAAATGCGGTTGCGCGCGTGAGAGTTTCCGAAGGAAGCGGAAGAATAATTATTAATGATAGACCTCTAGCCGAATATTTTGGCGGTCTTGAAAGGCATAAAAAAACTGTTCTTAAAACTTTTGAAGTCTGGAATGGCGTAAAAAGTTATGACTTTTATATAAATGTTTGTGGTGGTGGAGTAACGGGACAAGCAGGAGCAATAAGTCATGGAGTTGCAAGAGCCATTTTATCTCTAAACGAATCTTCAAAAGATATTTTAAGAAAAGAAGGACTTCTCACCAGAGATTCAAGAATGGTTGAAAGAAAGAAACCCGGAAGACCGAAAGCCAGAAAACGTTTCCAATTTTCAAAACGTTAAAATACATTTTTATTTTTTCAAAAAGGCGCACTTATATTTGCAGATAAATGCCAGTTTAAATTTGTGGCAAAGGTGCGTGTTCTATATTAAGATATTACAGGACAGTCGTCGTATAATCTTAACAGGAATTCGAAAAGGCAGTTCTTGTCGTTATTGCCAAGCTTCTAAACTTCTGTCTTTTGTTTTTTTTAAAGCCGCAGTGTCTGGTTTTTGCAGATGACAAATCAAAAAGACTGCTACAGTTTGTGGGTTTACAGTTGTTAATCTGTACCCTGTAGGTTGACGTGTGGATGTTCATTCACATTTTTTCATAAGTCGTTGAAAAGAAGTTTACAATTTGCTAAGCTTATATACAAGCAAAGCATAAATTACAGGAGATGCCGATGTCTATAGCTCCTTTAAGAAAAAAATATTTGGGAGAGACATTAGTCTCTCAGGGAGTTATAACACAGGAGCAACTTAACGAGTGTATAAGCGAACAAAAGAAAACTAAAGAAAAGCTCGGTAATATTTTTTTAAAAAAAGGATATGTTGTAAAAGACGTTTTATCAAATGCCCTGTCATATTGCCTTGGTGT
This genomic window from Candidatus Endomicrobium procryptotermitis contains:
- a CDS encoding metallophosphoesterase codes for the protein MTRMLLPLLLIAILNAYMPYRLGNLLGLKNKKTLYILFAAGFVSIFISMPLITRFSGIFTTIYYNISTLWLGNILFLFCIMAVFEIFNLIFKFPKKKAAYVIISLTLLIDAYAAVNASFFKVAYVDIPIKNLSEEIKIMQVSDVHLGAHRGVKYLEKIIQKTNELNPDFVVITGDIADSKSALTKNMFTPLRNLHAPSYFVSGNHDVYVGLEEIIKRLTENGIIIMQNKVIETNGIKLIGLNYMKADDSVYDPHQVNDKTIKDTLPLLDFSGDMPKIVIHHGPWGVEYMNEYGTDLVISGHTHAGQIFPATLIAKSRFPYLRGLKNYKGTYIYVSQGAGTFFARMRFATNNEINLITLKPSQAD
- the pheA gene encoding prephenate dehydratase, which translates into the protein MKKNVQNVRKDIDRVDKEIVKLLNKRAKFALEVGKSKDKTRAAIYVPSREKEVMRNVFSASRQSCSVKSILSEESLENIYSEIISACRNLEVPAKVAFLGPWATFTHQAAMKNFGSSSFFVPCSTPFEVLKEVENDRTDFGVVPIENSNEGSVNATLDMLVDTDILICGEISLKIEQCFLVIDPKIKPTKVYSHPHALAQCSAWLGKNYPDAQLVATASTAEAAKLASKEVYSAAIASHAASKIYKLYVLQKGIQDSKQNYTRFLIIGKINAKPTGRDKTSLVFMGKDRIGMLYHLLGIFNEYKINLTRIESRPTKKKVWEYVFFVDLEGHSLDAKIVHAIDKLRKNCIFVKILGSYPKA
- the hisC gene encoding histidinol-phosphate transaminase, whose product is MGDKITKIVRSSCLGFEPYVAGKPIETIKRELGLKAVIKLASNENPIGPSKKALQAIKNNLNKIFFYPDSNSYELKKALSQRYRLPAGNIFTAAGGDEIIELLAKLFFNPEDEIVMSKHSFIRYSMAAQLMGAKAIVVPMRDGFTHDLEAMSKACTKTTKAVFITNPNNPTGTYNTKKELSSFLKSIPENKFGIKPLVILDEAYNEYACAEKDYPDGLTFLKDNANLIIFRTFSKIYALAGLRVGYGFADACIVDYIERIRPPFNVNLLAQAAAAASLKDKAHVKKGRQLVKKEKERIYKEFKKMGVNYVKSAANFILFEVSPFSAKGFFSLMLKEGVITRAMEEYQLDRWVRVTVGLPKENDIFIKKLKKVLKK
- the aroF gene encoding 3-deoxy-7-phosphoheptulonate synthase, with product MIITLRKGAKKKEIDLVLDKIKKLGYKPHVSKGKDMTIIGMIGEYAEKYKDIFSAMDVVENISEIQKPYKLASREFQKNNTIVKVSRNVEIGGKKIHVMAGPCAIETKEILFKTSKDVKDGGATILRGGAFKPRSSPYTFQGLGEKGLKYMEEAGEKLHMPTVSEAMTVDQVDLLSKYCDIIQIGARNIQNYDLLKAAGKQKKPVLIKRGMATTVKELLLSAEYILSQGNYNVLLCERGIRTFETSTRFTMDLNAIPVLKKLSHLPIVLDPSHGVGIREYVGTMAKACIAVGADALILEVHPKPEEAFSDGPQSLLPDQFKNLMKELDLIAKAVGRELLD
- a CDS encoding prephenate dehydrogenase/arogenate dehydrogenase family protein, producing the protein MYKVSIIGMGQMGGSLGKALKKVGNKYYIIGVDKDKTVLKAALQIGAADEVSQNLKAIKESWIAVICLPVNLIAPVYKRILKIVGKETVITDTGSVKGNIVSAADKNNFVPAHPMAGREKNGIISACAEMFRNANLIITENKNPAAEKKVIQMWKDAGAKIVKMSVKKHDNLAALTSHLPHIIAFSLNKIYKKSKKNNPEIDMLTAGSFKSMTRVSISSTDMWAPIFAMNAENVGRHLSDFIKELETFKKALNSQNKLKKEILKTQK
- the aroA gene encoding 3-phosphoshikimate 1-carboxyvinyltransferase, with amino-acid sequence MNITLKKVNEVKGIMEIPADKSITHRAIMLSSLAKGDSIVHNYLPSDDCIRTIEAFKLLGAEIKICADILYIKGAGLRLKCPENEIFAGNSGTTARLLSGILAGQNFESIITGDESLSQRPMKRIIEPLSKMGACIQSDNYTLPMKIKGSSSLKAIKYESDKSSAQVKSSILFAGLYACAATTYIESVKSRDHTERMLKSFGAQVEINANAVTIWPAEQLNASEISVPGDISSAAFFIAAALITPGSQLTIKNMGINPTRNGFLEMLLKMGANIKKSDERDISGEPVCNLTVEYSKLTAVDIGGDVVPHMIDEIPVFALIAAQADGITKITGAKELRVKESDRIKAVYTQFQKLGIEIEELEDGLIINGSSGRMFEGGTFESFKDHRIAMTLAIASLIAENEVTIQNADCVNISFPDFYERLKNICR
- a CDS encoding 1-acyl-sn-glycerol-3-phosphate acyltransferase, which codes for MPVKKSPILFYVGRFLFYLCFRFIFRCNVEGRENIPKECGIIIASNHISVWDPPLTGSMMERPLNFMAKQELFDIPILGFLIKRTNAFPVKRGTQDMSAMRNAFSLLENGNALLMFPEGTRSKDGCLGKARAGVGMVACHAQVPVIPVKIENTNNVLKLKKIKIKYGIPIMPPKEYSKSDYIRFSQKILDQINEMQFEKQE
- a CDS encoding 4-hydroxy-3-methylbut-2-enyl diphosphate reductase, whose translation is MKKIKIADKSGFCFGVQRAVSLAEKTAGLNKRVYTLGPVIHNPQEVERLNKKGIKTLADPRSVKKGIIILRTHGIPLQLHKELKKKKSIEIIDATCPFVKRAQDIVKKLSANNDTIIIVGERVHPEVVALMSYGNGKCIVVENIKEAQKLEIKGDLNIVSQTTQTPKNFDSIVNCLKKSYKVKIFNTICKATFDRQQSAEKLAKTVGLMIVIGGKNSGNTTRLAEICSDKTKTYHIEKADDLKKSWFKDKDVIGLTAGASTPYWIIKQVQRRIEEICSISNKV
- a CDS encoding 30S ribosomal protein S1; amino-acid sequence: MVDNINLDKNATHFEENEEMSMEDLMKEFDSAGNITVGKELDVTIIAENEDGYMADLGMKSEGIIPKSEFDEGKLPPELKIGAVVKVKVLSTRGQAVLSYREMAEKEWWDKVESAVKEGKTVKGMISKTVKGGFLVDIGVTSFLHISQIDINFVKDGEKYVGKTYDFAIMEFDRKAKKVVVSRRKLLEDEKNARRTSAFESIAEGQILDGTVSRITSFGAFIDLGGIDGLLHIGEMAWYKVRKVEDLVHQGQMVRVQVTKVDKDNEKISLSMKSLSPHPWDSASERFPIGLIMKGRVTSVMDYGAFVELEPAIEGLLHVSEYSWNDSEASFKRNVKKGTELEVKIIDVDKENKKISLSVKKMQVNPWEEAVRHYTPGTIVKGTVQNLMPFGAFVKLPEGIEGLVHISDFSWTKRIKHPEDVIKKGQEIEVVILEVNPQNEKILLSIKHTKPDPYKKYKSGAVVSGKVIRVTEFGAFIELEAGIEALIKNSEASSVKADRNQSILKEGEEVEAKIIKVDIRDRKIEASIRKLEFDREKELVRKYASQDDKPTLGEVLIEDGE
- the rplM gene encoding 50S ribosomal protein L13 gives rise to the protein MNKKTYLPKVDGIERKWHLIDAKGKVLGRLAVEIADILRGKKKVIYTNHIDCGDFVVITNAGKLVLTGKKLDQKMYFTFSGYPGGGKLTPYGKMMEKAPEKVLTAAVKGMLPKNKLADKQLKRLKVFRDDRYDHAAQLAGSVSKEEKK
- the rpsI gene encoding 30S ribosomal protein S9 encodes the protein MSNVSYLSTGRRKNAVARVRVSEGSGRIIINDRPLAEYFGGLERHKKTVLKTFEVWNGVKSYDFYINVCGGGVTGQAGAISHGVARAILSLNESSKDILRKEGLLTRDSRMVERKKPGRPKARKRFQFSKR